A region from the Ichthyobacterium seriolicida genome encodes:
- a CDS encoding nucleotidyltransferase domain-containing protein yields the protein MSDKYIKGVIKKRKAASILILDIRLTQVKSIIRDWADTMLSSITLSGSTAKGTAIHGRADCDLFISLKSDTSETLKKIYDSLYNIFKQNGYFTRRQNVSIGIQDNGLHIDLVPAKNCVGNTNYHTLYVRKKDSWTKTNVKNHINLVTGSGRVEEILATKIWRECHELDFPSLYIELLVLRALKNKKKGDLANNFLAVLEFIRDSIETAAFTDPSNTANSISSMLTKAEKTTLKNAATNSLSKQYWSNIIW from the coding sequence ATGTCAGATAAATACATTAAAGGCGTTATCAAAAAGCGAAAAGCCGCAAGTATTTTAATCTTGGATATACGATTAACCCAAGTGAAAAGTATAATCCGCGACTGGGCAGACACAATGCTTTCCAGTATTACTTTATCGGGTTCAACTGCGAAAGGCACGGCAATTCACGGAAGGGCTGATTGTGACTTGTTTATCTCGTTGAAATCAGATACTTCTGAAACGCTGAAGAAGATTTATGACTCCTTATATAATATATTTAAACAGAATGGTTACTTCACAAGAAGACAGAACGTTTCTATTGGTATTCAAGATAATGGTTTGCATATAGATTTAGTTCCAGCCAAGAATTGTGTTGGCAACACAAACTATCATACCTTATACGTTCGTAAAAAAGACTCTTGGACAAAGACAAATGTTAAAAATCACATTAACCTGGTTACTGGTTCTGGCAGGGTGGAAGAAATTTTAGCAACTAAGATTTGGAGAGAGTGTCACGAGTTGGATTTCCCCTCTTTATATATAGAGCTATTGGTTTTAAGAGCATTGAAAAATAAAAAGAAGGGAGATTTGGCAAACAATTTCTTGGCAGTACTTGAATTTATTAGAGATTCAATTGAAACGGCAGCCTTTACAGACCCATCAAACACAGCAAATTCAATTTCAAGCATGCTTACGAAAGCAGAAAAAACTACTCTTAAGAATGCGGCTACTAACAGCTTGTCAAAACAATATTGGTCAAATATAATTTGGTAA
- a CDS encoding M16 family metallopeptidase, giving the protein MEKTNNSVDPNGYEYQTVINDPTRLRLYTLKNGLKVYMSKNLDEPKIQTYIAVKAGSSYDPKDNTGLAHYLEHMLFKGTSKIGTLDWEKEKVLLKRISDLYEKHKAESDPKKKSKIYEEIDRVSLEASNYSIASEYDKLISHMGATGTNAHTWVDETIYYNKIPSNELNNWLYLESERFGQLVLRLFHTELETVYEEFNRAQDMDERKVIDALYSGLFPTHPYGQQTTLGKAEHLRNPSMIAIHEYFNKYYVPNNMALILVGDLDFDKTIAEVDATFGQFKRGEALSLELPKEKAITAPLIKEVFGPSAQEVHIAFRCQGAKSEEEKFVTLANMILYNEKAGLIDINLIQKQLIQKAMSSYISYNDYGDHSLFAVPKEGQTLQQAKDLLLEQIEKLKRGEFEEWMIEAVVNDLKVSQMKKYQDNTSLAKAYYKAFIHNREWIDKLNFLDELKKITKEELVDFANKFYRDNYVCVFKRKGEDKSILKVKNPNVSPINLNRDNNSDFAIDFYTRKSTELKPKFIDYSLAIQKKYTKSAIEVSYIDNKINDLFELDIIFDMGKNNNRKLPLAIRYTKYLGTDKYSPEDLKKEFYKIGIKYSTISSKDRSGLRLTGLQENLHKGLELLEHFCNNLVPNQEHYDNYVLKIDKNRKDSVDSKEDIIEGLIEYSTYGENSSLRDIFSMDELKSISPGELVDLFKGMMSYKHRIFYYGKDVDSTLSVLDKYHIVSHANKLKDYPKAKEYLELETGNNVYFAQYDMVQCMILFLAKGEKFSIDNMIVSKLFNSYFGMGLSSIVFQEIREARSLAYSAYFAYSNPSHEQKSNYLVSFVGTQTDKMTQAIEAMTDLIRNMPESEKSFNTAKESVLKDVASKRITKSNIFWEYERLNKLGISSDLTEQIYDRIKDMTIEDLRNFFEVQIKSGSYDIMVIGNKSDINMSYLNNLGNLKEIDIHDLFNYEKA; this is encoded by the coding sequence GTGGAGAAAACAAACAATAGTGTAGATCCTAATGGATATGAGTATCAAACTGTTATCAATGACCCTACTCGATTGAGATTGTATACTTTGAAAAATGGCTTAAAGGTATACATGAGTAAAAATCTAGACGAACCTAAAATACAGACCTATATAGCTGTAAAGGCTGGATCTAGTTACGATCCTAAAGACAATACGGGATTAGCTCATTATTTGGAACATATGCTCTTTAAAGGAACCTCTAAAATAGGAACCTTAGATTGGGAAAAAGAAAAGGTATTATTGAAACGTATATCTGATCTTTACGAAAAACATAAGGCAGAGAGTGATCCAAAAAAGAAATCCAAGATATATGAAGAGATAGATAGAGTATCTTTAGAAGCTTCTAATTACAGCATAGCGAGTGAATACGATAAACTCATATCTCATATGGGTGCCACAGGCACAAATGCACATACTTGGGTAGATGAAACCATATACTACAACAAGATTCCTTCCAACGAACTAAACAATTGGCTTTATTTAGAAAGCGAGCGTTTTGGTCAACTAGTATTGAGGTTGTTTCACACAGAGTTAGAAACCGTTTACGAAGAGTTTAACAGAGCCCAAGATATGGATGAAAGAAAAGTTATAGATGCTCTATACAGCGGATTATTTCCCACTCATCCCTACGGCCAACAGACCACTCTTGGAAAGGCAGAGCATCTCAGAAATCCTTCTATGATAGCCATACACGAGTACTTTAATAAATATTACGTGCCCAATAATATGGCTCTAATATTAGTTGGAGACTTAGATTTTGACAAGACCATAGCGGAGGTGGATGCCACTTTCGGACAATTTAAAAGAGGTGAAGCCTTAAGTCTAGAATTACCAAAGGAAAAAGCTATTACTGCTCCCCTTATAAAAGAGGTCTTTGGTCCTAGTGCCCAAGAGGTTCATATAGCTTTCCGTTGTCAAGGCGCAAAGTCTGAAGAAGAAAAATTTGTAACCCTGGCCAATATGATTCTATACAATGAAAAAGCTGGGCTAATAGATATTAATCTGATTCAAAAACAACTGATTCAAAAAGCCATGAGTAGTTATATATCCTATAACGATTATGGCGATCACTCCTTATTTGCCGTGCCTAAAGAAGGGCAAACACTACAACAGGCAAAAGATCTGTTATTAGAACAAATTGAAAAACTAAAGAGAGGAGAATTCGAAGAGTGGATGATAGAAGCCGTGGTAAATGATCTAAAAGTTTCTCAAATGAAGAAATACCAAGACAATACATCTTTGGCTAAGGCATACTATAAAGCCTTTATTCACAATAGAGAATGGATCGATAAGCTCAACTTTTTAGATGAGTTAAAAAAAATAACCAAAGAGGAGTTAGTAGATTTCGCAAATAAGTTCTACAGAGATAATTACGTATGTGTCTTTAAGAGAAAAGGCGAGGATAAATCTATTTTAAAGGTTAAAAACCCAAATGTTAGTCCTATAAATCTAAACAGGGATAACAATTCTGATTTCGCTATAGATTTTTATACTAGAAAATCTACAGAGCTAAAACCAAAATTCATCGACTATTCTTTGGCCATACAGAAAAAATATACCAAAAGCGCAATAGAGGTGTCTTATATAGATAATAAGATCAACGACCTATTTGAGCTAGATATCATTTTTGATATGGGAAAAAACAACAATAGAAAATTACCTCTGGCCATCAGATATACAAAGTATTTAGGAACGGATAAATATTCTCCCGAAGACTTAAAAAAAGAGTTCTATAAAATAGGTATTAAATACAGTACTATATCTTCAAAAGATAGATCGGGATTGAGATTGACAGGATTACAGGAAAATCTTCATAAAGGATTAGAGTTGTTAGAACACTTCTGTAACAATTTAGTGCCTAATCAAGAGCATTACGACAATTACGTATTGAAGATAGATAAGAATAGAAAAGATTCTGTAGACAGTAAAGAGGATATTATAGAAGGCTTAATAGAATATTCTACTTATGGAGAAAATTCTAGTTTGAGGGATATTTTCAGTATGGATGAGTTAAAGAGTATTTCTCCTGGTGAATTAGTAGATTTATTCAAAGGCATGATGTCTTATAAGCACAGAATCTTCTACTATGGAAAAGATGTAGACAGCACTTTGTCAGTTCTAGATAAATATCATATTGTATCGCATGCAAATAAGCTGAAAGATTATCCTAAGGCAAAGGAATATTTAGAGTTAGAGACAGGCAACAATGTGTATTTCGCTCAATACGATATGGTGCAATGCATGATATTATTTTTGGCTAAAGGGGAAAAGTTTAGCATAGATAATATGATTGTTTCAAAATTGTTCAACAGTTATTTCGGGATGGGCTTGTCTTCTATTGTGTTCCAAGAGATAAGGGAAGCTAGATCATTGGCTTACTCAGCTTATTTTGCATATTCAAATCCTTCGCATGAGCAAAAGTCTAACTATTTGGTTTCTTTCGTGGGCACTCAGACGGATAAGATGACTCAGGCCATAGAGGCAATGACCGATTTGATACGCAATATGCCCGAATCTGAAAAGAGCTTCAATACGGCAAAAGAGTCTGTCTTGAAGGACGTAGCATCCAAACGCATAACTAAATCAAATATATTTTGGGAATACGAGAGGCTCAATAAACTAGGCATTAGCTCAGACCTCACAGAGCAGATCTATGATAGAATAAAAGACATGACTATTGAAGATTTGAGGAATTTCTTTGAAGTTCAAATTAAAAGTGGTTCATACGACATTATGGTAATAGGAAACAAAAGCGATATAAACATGAGTTATCTAAATAACTTGGGTAATCTAAAAGAGATTGATATACATGATTTGTTCAATTATGAGAAGGCCTAA
- a CDS encoding DUF6602 domain-containing protein, with product MSTQKNLKDIFHNLQKQMLTRLNTDKDVLDHAPTKGAAAEVNWIDWLKLYLPSRYEVDQAFIIDHEGNVSEQIDLVIYDQQYSPFVFNQDTAIFIPAESVYAVFEIKPELDKGNFEYAQQKINSVRSLKRTSVPIVQAGGDIPNPKPPNYIIGGVLTSSSGWKPPFGDSLKSLISGSTDDNRIDIGCCLKHGGFEVMYEDGKAPSVLHSTDEESLIYFFLRLLDRLQRIGTVRALDINEYAKALDSI from the coding sequence ATGAGCACACAAAAGAACTTGAAAGATATATTCCACAATCTGCAAAAACAAATGCTTACAAGGTTGAACACAGATAAGGACGTTTTGGACCATGCACCTACTAAAGGGGCAGCTGCTGAGGTTAATTGGATAGACTGGCTTAAATTATATCTTCCGAGCAGATACGAAGTCGACCAAGCATTCATTATTGACCACGAAGGGAATGTAAGCGAACAAATTGATTTAGTTATATATGACCAACAATATTCACCTTTTGTATTCAATCAAGATACAGCCATTTTTATACCCGCAGAAAGTGTTTATGCAGTATTTGAAATCAAGCCAGAATTGGACAAAGGTAATTTTGAATACGCCCAACAGAAGATAAATTCAGTGCGTTCACTCAAAAGAACTTCTGTTCCTATAGTACAAGCTGGCGGAGATATCCCAAATCCGAAACCACCAAATTACATCATTGGCGGGGTGCTGACATCGTCTTCTGGGTGGAAACCACCATTTGGAGATTCTTTAAAAAGTTTGATTAGTGGTTCAACTGATGACAACCGAATTGATATAGGATGTTGTTTAAAGCACGGTGGATTTGAAGTGATGTATGAAGATGGTAAGGCCCCTTCGGTGCTACATAGCACTGATGAAGAGTCTCTGATATATTTCTTTCTAAGACTGCTGGACCGTTTACAAAGAATAGGAACGGTTAGAGCACTCGATATTAATGAATATGCAAAAGCACTTGACAGTATTTAA